From a region of the Hemibagrus wyckioides isolate EC202008001 linkage group LG06, SWU_Hwy_1.0, whole genome shotgun sequence genome:
- the LOC131354813 gene encoding leucine-rich repeat flightless-interacting protein 2-like isoform X1 produces MSLKFICESRQDLEREKHAHSILQFQFIEQKETLKQSEELLTEIRQLHFKQEGFVREISDLQETIEWKDKKIGALEKQKEYSDAIRTERDELRDEVVQLKDILKKHGIVLGPDLCTNGEVEGNVSSGSACTELQHGSSVLEIRLRKLVDERENLIEQVKNLKEQLEQKKKSHKRDESCSPGGQVQENSTDPDIVDMQRDANRQVNDLKFKLVKSEQEVTALEQNVTRLEGQVTRYKSASENAEKVEDELKAEKRKLQRELRSALDKIEELEASNSHLNKRLEKMKVYRGTTASP; encoded by the exons atgtcacttaagttcatatgcgagtcaaggcag GATCTGGAGCGAGAGAAGCATGCCCACAGTATACTGCAGTTTCAGTTCATCGAGCAAAAAGAAACACTGAAGCAAAGTGAAGAGCTGCTGACT GAGATTCGTCAATTACACTTCAAACAAGAGGGCTTTGTTAGGGAGATTTCTGACCTGCAGGAAACTATTGAATGGAAGGATAAGAAAATTGGG GCCTTAGAGAAGCAGAAAGAGTATTCTGATGCCATTCGAACTGAGCGGGATGAGCTCAGGGATGAGGTGGTTCAACtcaaagacattttaaag AAACATGGCATTGTCCTTGGACCAGACCTGTGCACCAATGGAGAAGTGGAAGGAAATGTGAGCAGTGGGTCTGCCTGCACCGAACTGCAGCATGGGAGCAGTGTATTAG AAATCCGTCTAAGGAAACTGGTGGATGAACGAGAGAATTTGATTGAACAG GTAAAGAATCTAAAAGAACAACTTGAGCAGAAGAAAAAGAGTCATAAAAGAGACGAGAGCTGCAGTCCGGGCGGACAGGTCCAGGAGAACAGCACTGACCCAGATATTGTGGACATGCAGA GAGATGCTAACAGGCAAGTAAATGACCTCAAATTTAAGCTGGTCAAGTCTGAGCAGGAAGTCACAGCTTTGGAACAGAAT GTAACAAGACTTGAAGGCCAGGTGACTCGGTACAAATCTGCATCAGAGAATGCAGAGAAAGTGGAGGATGAACTAAAAGCAGAGAAACGCAAACTGCAGAGAGAG cTCCGATCTGCATTGGACAAGATTGAGGAGTTGGAGGCAAGTAACAGCCACCTGAACAAACGGCTGGAGAAGATGAAGGTGTATCGAGGCACGACAGCATCACCCTAG
- the LOC131354813 gene encoding leucine-rich repeat flightless-interacting protein 2-like isoform X2 — MSLKFICESRQDLEREKHAHSILQFQFIEQKETLKQSEELLTALEKQKEYSDAIRTERDELRDEVVQLKDILKKHGIVLGPDLCTNGEVEGNVSSGSACTELQHGSSVLEIRLRKLVDERENLIEQVKNLKEQLEQKKKSHKRDESCSPGGQVQENSTDPDIVDMQRDANRQVNDLKFKLVKSEQEVTALEQNVTRLEGQVTRYKSASENAEKVEDELKAEKRKLQRELRSALDKIEELEASNSHLNKRLEKMKVYRGTTASP; from the exons atgtcacttaagttcatatgcgagtcaaggcag GATCTGGAGCGAGAGAAGCATGCCCACAGTATACTGCAGTTTCAGTTCATCGAGCAAAAAGAAACACTGAAGCAAAGTGAAGAGCTGCTGACT GCCTTAGAGAAGCAGAAAGAGTATTCTGATGCCATTCGAACTGAGCGGGATGAGCTCAGGGATGAGGTGGTTCAACtcaaagacattttaaag AAACATGGCATTGTCCTTGGACCAGACCTGTGCACCAATGGAGAAGTGGAAGGAAATGTGAGCAGTGGGTCTGCCTGCACCGAACTGCAGCATGGGAGCAGTGTATTAG AAATCCGTCTAAGGAAACTGGTGGATGAACGAGAGAATTTGATTGAACAG GTAAAGAATCTAAAAGAACAACTTGAGCAGAAGAAAAAGAGTCATAAAAGAGACGAGAGCTGCAGTCCGGGCGGACAGGTCCAGGAGAACAGCACTGACCCAGATATTGTGGACATGCAGA GAGATGCTAACAGGCAAGTAAATGACCTCAAATTTAAGCTGGTCAAGTCTGAGCAGGAAGTCACAGCTTTGGAACAGAAT GTAACAAGACTTGAAGGCCAGGTGACTCGGTACAAATCTGCATCAGAGAATGCAGAGAAAGTGGAGGATGAACTAAAAGCAGAGAAACGCAAACTGCAGAGAGAG cTCCGATCTGCATTGGACAAGATTGAGGAGTTGGAGGCAAGTAACAGCCACCTGAACAAACGGCTGGAGAAGATGAAGGTGTATCGAGGCACGACAGCATCACCCTAG